A window from Cydia pomonella isolate Wapato2018A chromosome 8, ilCydPomo1, whole genome shotgun sequence encodes these proteins:
- the LOC133520684 gene encoding PHD finger protein 14 isoform X2 produces the protein MNNLGRDPAKRKVKPVEAQSLLDFDLGEGESSDDSDFRIEDHPEDSDDHSINSDDDGKDDSGSSEESASDAEDEFKDNSKMGESSVTDLLERAKKAEFKIPGDLANWLICAGCLGSRSDDFNEIVECDGCGVTVHEGCYGVSDVTSESSTVSSASTEPWFCEACKAGVTDPSCELCPNKGGIFKETEVGAWVHLVCALYVPGVAFSEVERLSGVTLFEMAYSRWGARSCALCVDAALARTGVCVGCDAGLCKTFFHVTCGQRAGLLAEAHSEEAEQADPFYAHCKLHSDKTLVKKRKRNWLALQLRTEKRKFELQNNPTPEEKARIKRKLIKYRKKYLQHKENRNPPWVPTQKMARMLFSSASAMRKFQRKAECMGVDTHALEFQDAQMAALKDVSRRWHVPPAFSVEFVGYYLERNSRVTSLRRSLERLTKENETLLGGDEKLRTDYDDATKENTDALAELASTKQALQKIYEAITAICPTKMLPSIMEEKPLLPPVLARSTPKVTPQQLQKRDNPDARQGKVLSTSLEGACAVCGRHSERHLMAACDTCRQHYHLHCLNPPLQRPPKKTKLYGWQCSECDKTSDSEPEVLEKKVPRRSRIRYSKDGAIITDPQSPGSVPNSPPAKHKQEKTPKAEKEKLVKVATSENVSPIKVTIKPFEFISDDLETESKKKDKRIKKKKEHGASGGEESLSKKMHKRAFTSPTLTNTPLMSITPIVADSPNDSHNENSNASATATPSKREDSSFLSHNSSFSSLLTEPKERDSKTIESSIENTLANLSSDIATYKANRKRRKEKHRSRYSPDFLRSPSKSHKHKRKKKTQDMENPDMPHPRITIKIKPIPKPDGSLDTQMFYVPTDSNDGPPPAVMRKLSKHAEQEVVAKPPTAETPEAIAPSKKELNQNQIEPEKSMPQVVLEQVKPAQKTLRAGRARAEAGGAAPAAAPLSPMTHCDVCQQPGGPANLVR, from the exons ATGAACAACC tcgGCCGCGATCCTGCGAAGAGGAAGGTTAAGCCAGTGGAAGCTCAGTCTCTGCTGGATTTCGATCTTGGGGAAGGCGAAAGCTCGGACGACTCGGATTTTCGAATTGAGGACCACCCTGAAGATAGCGATGATCATTCGATCAACAGTGACGATGATG gaAAAGATGACAGTGGCAGCTCTGAGGAGTCTGCATCAGATGCCGAGGATGAGTTTAAGGACAATAGTAAAATGGGAGAGTCATCCGTCACAGACTTATTGGAAAGAGCTAAGAAAGCTGAATTCAAG ATACCTGGTGACTTAGCCAATTGGCTGATCTGTGCTGGCTGCCTTGGTTCGAGGAGTGATGACTTCAATGAGATTGTTGAGTGTGATGGTTGTGGTGTTACAGTCCATGAAG GTTGTTACGGCGTCTCGGATGTCACTAGTGAATCCAGCACAGTGAGTTCCGCGTCCACCGAGCCGTGGTTCTGTGAGGCATGCAAAGCGGGGGTCACTGACCCTAGCTGCGAACTTTGTCCTAATAAAG GTGGCATATTTAAGGAAACGGAAGTTGGAGCATGGGTTCATCTTGTCTGTGCACTTTACGTGCCTGGAGTGGCGTTTTCAGAG GTGGAGCGGCTGTCCGGCGTGACGCTGTTCGAGATGGCGTACTCCCGCTGGGGCGCGCGCTCGTGCGCGCTGTGCGTCGACGCCGCGCTCGCGCGCACCGGCGTGTGCGTCGGCTGCGACGCCGGCCTCTGCAAGACCTTCTTCCACGTCACCTG CGGTCAAAGAGCAGGGCTGCTGGCCGAAGCGCATTCCGAGGAGGCGGAGCAAGCGGACCCGTTCTACGCTCACTGCAAACTGCACTCTGATAAAACGCTCGTCAAGAAGCGGAAGAGGAACTGGCTCGCCCTGCAACTGAGGACCGAAAAGAG GAAGTTTGAGTTACAAAACAACCCGACTCCAGAAGAGAAGGCCAGGATAAAACGGAAACTTATCAAATACCGGAAGAAGTATTTGCAGCACAAGGAAAATCGGAATCCTCCTTGGG TGCCGACACAGAAAATGGCGAGAATGTTGTTTAGCAGCGCTTCGGCAATGAGGAAATTCCAGAGGAAAGCGGAATGCATGGGAGTTGACACGCATGCATTGGAATTTCAAGACGCACAG ATGGCGGCCCTGAAAGACGTGTCCCGCCGCTGGCACGTGCCCCCCGCCTTCTCGGTGGAGTTCGTTGGCTACTATTTGGAGAGGAACAGTCGTGTGACGTCATTGAGGCGGTCGCTGGAGAGACTCACAAAGGAAAATGAGACTTTGCTGGGCGGTGACGAGAAACTGAGGACCGATTATGATGAC GCTACGAAAGAAAACACCGACGCGTTAGCCGAGCTGGCATCAACCAAGCAAGCCCTCCAGAAGATTTACGAAGCGATCACGGCCATCTGCCCTACCAAAATGCTGCCTTCCATAATGGAAGAGAAGCCACTGCTGCCGCCGGTCCTGGCGCGGTCTACTCCGAAAGTCACGCCACAGCAGTTGCAGAAACG CGACAACCCGGACGCTCGCCAAGGAAAAGTCTTGTCTACGTCTCTTGAAG GCGCATGTGCGGTATGCGGCCGACACAGCGAGCGGCACCTCATGGCCGCGTGCGACACGTGCCGCCAACACTACCACCTGCACTGCCTCAACCCGCCGCTGCAGCGCCCGCCTAAGAAGACCAAGCTCTACGGCTG GCAATGCTCGGAATGCGACAAAACGTCAGATTCGGAACCAGAAGTACTCGAAAAGAAAGTTCCACGCCGCTCTCGTATCAGATACAGCAAGGATGGTGCCATCATCACTGACCCGCAAAGCCCTGGCTCCGTACCCAACTCGCCACCCGCTAAACATAAGCAGGAAAAAACGCCCAAGGCTGAAAAGGAGAAACTTGTCAAAGTAGCCACCTCAGAAAATGTATCACCTATTAAAGTGACTATAAAACCCTTCGAATTCATCAGCGATGACCTCGAAACTGAATCCAAGAAGAAAGATAAAAGAATCAAGAAAAAGAAGGAACATGGCGCTTCCGGCGGGGAAGAATCTCTCTCAAAGAAGATGCACAAACGTGCATTCACTTCTCCTACTTTGACAAACACCCCTCTCATGTCGATAACTCCCATAGTCGCGGACAGCCCTAACGATTCTCACAACGAAAACTCCAACGCCTCTGCAACCGCGACTCCATCTAAACGAGAGGATTCTAGCTTCTTATCCCATAATTCATCATTCTCCTCTCTTCTCACAGAACCGAAAGAACGGGACAGCAAAACTATCGAAAGTTCTATTGAGAATACTCTAGCTAACTTGTCTTCGGATATAGCTACGTATAAAGCGAATAGGAAACGCAGGAAAGAAAAGCATCGGTCGCGGTATTCGCCCGATTTTCTGCGTTCGCCGTCCAAGTCTCATAAGCACAAGAGGAAGAAGAAAACGCAGGATATGGAGAATCCAGATATGCCTCATCCAAGAATTACTATAAAG ATCAAGCCGATCCCAAAGCCGGATGGTTCCCTGGACACGCAGATGTTCTACGTGCCCACAGACAGCAACGACGGGCCTCCGCCTGCCGTCATGAGGAAACTATCGAAG CACGCCGAGCAAGAAGTAGTTGCCAAACCTCCGACCGCGGAGACACCCGAAGCCATAGCC CCTTCGAAAAAGGAACTCAATCAGAATCAGATTGAACCCGAAAAGTCAATGCCTCAAGTAGTGCTTGAGCAAGTTAAACCTGCGCAGAAG ACGTTGCGCGCGGGGCGCGCGCGGGCggaggcgggcggcgcggcgccggcggccgCGCCGCTGTCGCCCATGACGCACTGCGACGTGTGCCAGCAGCCCGGCGGGCCCGCCAACCTGGTCCGGTGA
- the LOC133520684 gene encoding PHD finger protein 14 isoform X4, with amino-acid sequence MNNLGRDPAKRKVKPVEAQSLLDFDLGEGESSDDSDFRIEDHPEDSDDHSINSDDDGKDDSGSSEESASDAEDEFKDNSKMGESSVTDLLERAKKAEFKIPGDLANWLICAGCLGSRSDDFNEIVECDGCGVTVHEGCYGVSDVTSESSTVSSASTEPWFCEACKAGVTDPSCELCPNKGGIFKETEVGAWVHLVCALYVPGVAFSEVERLSGVTLFEMAYSRWGARSCALCVDAALARTGVCVGCDAGLCKTFFHVTCGQRAGLLAEAHSEEAEQADPFYAHCKLHSDKTLVKKRKRNWLALQLRTEKRKFELQNNPTPEEKARIKRKLIKYRKKYLQHKENRNPPWVPTQKMARMLFSSASAMRKFQRKAECMGVDTHALEFQDAQMAALKDVSRRWHVPPAFSVEFVGYYLERNSRVTSLRRSLERLTKENETLLGGDEKLRTDYDDATKENTDALAELASTKQALQKIYEAITAICPTKMLPSIMEEKPLLPPVLARSTPKVTPQQLQKRLAARSMSVPTAAALKMGVGFPLSDNPDARQGKVLSTSLEGACAVCGRHSERHLMAACDTCRQHYHLHCLNPPLQRPPKKTKLYGWQCSECDKTSDSEPEVLEKKVPRRSRIRYSKDGAIITDPQSPGSVPNSPPAKHKQEKTPKAEKEKLVKVATSENVSPIKVTIKPFEFISDDLETESKKKDKRIKKKKEHGASGGEESLSKKMHKRAFTSPTLTNTPLMSITPIVADSPNDSHNENSNASATATPSKREDSSFLSHNSSFSSLLTEPKERDSKTIESSIENTLANLSSDIATYKANRKRRKEKHRSRYSPDFLRSPSKSHKHKRKKKTQDMENPDMPHPRITIKIKPIPKPDGSLDTQMFYVPTDSNDGPPPAVMRKLSKHAEQEVVAKPPTAETPEAIAPSKKELNQNQIEPEKSMPQVVLEQVKPAQKTLRAGRARAEAGGAAPAAAPLSPMTHCDVCQQPGGPANLVRCDECNKRYHFTCLEPPLNKNPKKRGYSWHCADCDPTDVEENN; translated from the exons ATGAACAACC tcgGCCGCGATCCTGCGAAGAGGAAGGTTAAGCCAGTGGAAGCTCAGTCTCTGCTGGATTTCGATCTTGGGGAAGGCGAAAGCTCGGACGACTCGGATTTTCGAATTGAGGACCACCCTGAAGATAGCGATGATCATTCGATCAACAGTGACGATGATG gaAAAGATGACAGTGGCAGCTCTGAGGAGTCTGCATCAGATGCCGAGGATGAGTTTAAGGACAATAGTAAAATGGGAGAGTCATCCGTCACAGACTTATTGGAAAGAGCTAAGAAAGCTGAATTCAAG ATACCTGGTGACTTAGCCAATTGGCTGATCTGTGCTGGCTGCCTTGGTTCGAGGAGTGATGACTTCAATGAGATTGTTGAGTGTGATGGTTGTGGTGTTACAGTCCATGAAG GTTGTTACGGCGTCTCGGATGTCACTAGTGAATCCAGCACAGTGAGTTCCGCGTCCACCGAGCCGTGGTTCTGTGAGGCATGCAAAGCGGGGGTCACTGACCCTAGCTGCGAACTTTGTCCTAATAAAG GTGGCATATTTAAGGAAACGGAAGTTGGAGCATGGGTTCATCTTGTCTGTGCACTTTACGTGCCTGGAGTGGCGTTTTCAGAG GTGGAGCGGCTGTCCGGCGTGACGCTGTTCGAGATGGCGTACTCCCGCTGGGGCGCGCGCTCGTGCGCGCTGTGCGTCGACGCCGCGCTCGCGCGCACCGGCGTGTGCGTCGGCTGCGACGCCGGCCTCTGCAAGACCTTCTTCCACGTCACCTG CGGTCAAAGAGCAGGGCTGCTGGCCGAAGCGCATTCCGAGGAGGCGGAGCAAGCGGACCCGTTCTACGCTCACTGCAAACTGCACTCTGATAAAACGCTCGTCAAGAAGCGGAAGAGGAACTGGCTCGCCCTGCAACTGAGGACCGAAAAGAG GAAGTTTGAGTTACAAAACAACCCGACTCCAGAAGAGAAGGCCAGGATAAAACGGAAACTTATCAAATACCGGAAGAAGTATTTGCAGCACAAGGAAAATCGGAATCCTCCTTGGG TGCCGACACAGAAAATGGCGAGAATGTTGTTTAGCAGCGCTTCGGCAATGAGGAAATTCCAGAGGAAAGCGGAATGCATGGGAGTTGACACGCATGCATTGGAATTTCAAGACGCACAG ATGGCGGCCCTGAAAGACGTGTCCCGCCGCTGGCACGTGCCCCCCGCCTTCTCGGTGGAGTTCGTTGGCTACTATTTGGAGAGGAACAGTCGTGTGACGTCATTGAGGCGGTCGCTGGAGAGACTCACAAAGGAAAATGAGACTTTGCTGGGCGGTGACGAGAAACTGAGGACCGATTATGATGAC GCTACGAAAGAAAACACCGACGCGTTAGCCGAGCTGGCATCAACCAAGCAAGCCCTCCAGAAGATTTACGAAGCGATCACGGCCATCTGCCCTACCAAAATGCTGCCTTCCATAATGGAAGAGAAGCCACTGCTGCCGCCGGTCCTGGCGCGGTCTACTCCGAAAGTCACGCCACAGCAGTTGCAGAAACG GTTGGCCGCCAGGTCTATGTCAGTACCCACCGCGGCTGCTCTTAAGATGGGCGTTGGTTTTCCTCTTAGCGACAACCCGGACGCTCGCCAAGGAAAAGTCTTGTCTACGTCTCTTGAAG GCGCATGTGCGGTATGCGGCCGACACAGCGAGCGGCACCTCATGGCCGCGTGCGACACGTGCCGCCAACACTACCACCTGCACTGCCTCAACCCGCCGCTGCAGCGCCCGCCTAAGAAGACCAAGCTCTACGGCTG GCAATGCTCGGAATGCGACAAAACGTCAGATTCGGAACCAGAAGTACTCGAAAAGAAAGTTCCACGCCGCTCTCGTATCAGATACAGCAAGGATGGTGCCATCATCACTGACCCGCAAAGCCCTGGCTCCGTACCCAACTCGCCACCCGCTAAACATAAGCAGGAAAAAACGCCCAAGGCTGAAAAGGAGAAACTTGTCAAAGTAGCCACCTCAGAAAATGTATCACCTATTAAAGTGACTATAAAACCCTTCGAATTCATCAGCGATGACCTCGAAACTGAATCCAAGAAGAAAGATAAAAGAATCAAGAAAAAGAAGGAACATGGCGCTTCCGGCGGGGAAGAATCTCTCTCAAAGAAGATGCACAAACGTGCATTCACTTCTCCTACTTTGACAAACACCCCTCTCATGTCGATAACTCCCATAGTCGCGGACAGCCCTAACGATTCTCACAACGAAAACTCCAACGCCTCTGCAACCGCGACTCCATCTAAACGAGAGGATTCTAGCTTCTTATCCCATAATTCATCATTCTCCTCTCTTCTCACAGAACCGAAAGAACGGGACAGCAAAACTATCGAAAGTTCTATTGAGAATACTCTAGCTAACTTGTCTTCGGATATAGCTACGTATAAAGCGAATAGGAAACGCAGGAAAGAAAAGCATCGGTCGCGGTATTCGCCCGATTTTCTGCGTTCGCCGTCCAAGTCTCATAAGCACAAGAGGAAGAAGAAAACGCAGGATATGGAGAATCCAGATATGCCTCATCCAAGAATTACTATAAAG ATCAAGCCGATCCCAAAGCCGGATGGTTCCCTGGACACGCAGATGTTCTACGTGCCCACAGACAGCAACGACGGGCCTCCGCCTGCCGTCATGAGGAAACTATCGAAG CACGCCGAGCAAGAAGTAGTTGCCAAACCTCCGACCGCGGAGACACCCGAAGCCATAGCC CCTTCGAAAAAGGAACTCAATCAGAATCAGATTGAACCCGAAAAGTCAATGCCTCAAGTAGTGCTTGAGCAAGTTAAACCTGCGCAGAAG ACGTTGCGCGCGGGGCGCGCGCGGGCggaggcgggcggcgcggcgccggcggccgCGCCGCTGTCGCCCATGACGCACTGCGACGTGTGCCAGCAGCCCGGCGGGCCCGCCAACCTGGTCCG GTGTGACGAATGCAACAAGAGGTACCATTTCACATGCCTGGAGCCGCCACTCAACAAGAACCCCAAGAAACGTGGCTACTCGTGGCACTGTGCTGATTGCGATCCTACt GATGTAGAAGAAAACAACTAA
- the LOC133520684 gene encoding PHD finger protein 14 isoform X1 has translation MNNLGRDPAKRKVKPVEAQSLLDFDLGEGESSDDSDFRIEDHPEDSDDHSINSDDDGKDDSGSSEESASDAEDEFKDNSKMGESSVTDLLERAKKAEFKIPGDLANWLICAGCLGSRSDDFNEIVECDGCGVTVHEGCYGVSDVTSESSTVSSASTEPWFCEACKAGVTDPSCELCPNKGGIFKETEVGAWVHLVCALYVPGVAFSEVERLSGVTLFEMAYSRWGARSCALCVDAALARTGVCVGCDAGLCKTFFHVTCGQRAGLLAEAHSEEAEQADPFYAHCKLHSDKTLVKKRKRNWLALQLRTEKRKFELQNNPTPEEKARIKRKLIKYRKKYLQHKENRNPPWVPTQKMARMLFSSASAMRKFQRKAECMGVDTHALEFQDAQMAALKDVSRRWHVPPAFSVEFVGYYLERNSRVTSLRRSLERLTKENETLLGGDEKLRTDYDDATKENTDALAELASTKQALQKIYEAITAICPTKMLPSIMEEKPLLPPVLARSTPKVTPQQLQKRSMSVPTAAALKMGVGFPLSDNPDARQGKVLSTSLEGACAVCGRHSERHLMAACDTCRQHYHLHCLNPPLQRPPKKTKLYGWQCSECDKTSDSEPEVLEKKVPRRSRIRYSKDGAIITDPQSPGSVPNSPPAKHKQEKTPKAEKEKLVKVATSENVSPIKVTIKPFEFISDDLETESKKKDKRIKKKKEHGASGGEESLSKKMHKRAFTSPTLTNTPLMSITPIVADSPNDSHNENSNASATATPSKREDSSFLSHNSSFSSLLTEPKERDSKTIESSIENTLANLSSDIATYKANRKRRKEKHRSRYSPDFLRSPSKSHKHKRKKKTQDMENPDMPHPRITIKIKPIPKPDGSLDTQMFYVPTDSNDGPPPAVMRKLSKHAEQEVVAKPPTAETPEAIAPSKKELNQNQIEPEKSMPQVVLEQVKPAQKTLRAGRARAEAGGAAPAAAPLSPMTHCDVCQQPGGPANLVR, from the exons ATGAACAACC tcgGCCGCGATCCTGCGAAGAGGAAGGTTAAGCCAGTGGAAGCTCAGTCTCTGCTGGATTTCGATCTTGGGGAAGGCGAAAGCTCGGACGACTCGGATTTTCGAATTGAGGACCACCCTGAAGATAGCGATGATCATTCGATCAACAGTGACGATGATG gaAAAGATGACAGTGGCAGCTCTGAGGAGTCTGCATCAGATGCCGAGGATGAGTTTAAGGACAATAGTAAAATGGGAGAGTCATCCGTCACAGACTTATTGGAAAGAGCTAAGAAAGCTGAATTCAAG ATACCTGGTGACTTAGCCAATTGGCTGATCTGTGCTGGCTGCCTTGGTTCGAGGAGTGATGACTTCAATGAGATTGTTGAGTGTGATGGTTGTGGTGTTACAGTCCATGAAG GTTGTTACGGCGTCTCGGATGTCACTAGTGAATCCAGCACAGTGAGTTCCGCGTCCACCGAGCCGTGGTTCTGTGAGGCATGCAAAGCGGGGGTCACTGACCCTAGCTGCGAACTTTGTCCTAATAAAG GTGGCATATTTAAGGAAACGGAAGTTGGAGCATGGGTTCATCTTGTCTGTGCACTTTACGTGCCTGGAGTGGCGTTTTCAGAG GTGGAGCGGCTGTCCGGCGTGACGCTGTTCGAGATGGCGTACTCCCGCTGGGGCGCGCGCTCGTGCGCGCTGTGCGTCGACGCCGCGCTCGCGCGCACCGGCGTGTGCGTCGGCTGCGACGCCGGCCTCTGCAAGACCTTCTTCCACGTCACCTG CGGTCAAAGAGCAGGGCTGCTGGCCGAAGCGCATTCCGAGGAGGCGGAGCAAGCGGACCCGTTCTACGCTCACTGCAAACTGCACTCTGATAAAACGCTCGTCAAGAAGCGGAAGAGGAACTGGCTCGCCCTGCAACTGAGGACCGAAAAGAG GAAGTTTGAGTTACAAAACAACCCGACTCCAGAAGAGAAGGCCAGGATAAAACGGAAACTTATCAAATACCGGAAGAAGTATTTGCAGCACAAGGAAAATCGGAATCCTCCTTGGG TGCCGACACAGAAAATGGCGAGAATGTTGTTTAGCAGCGCTTCGGCAATGAGGAAATTCCAGAGGAAAGCGGAATGCATGGGAGTTGACACGCATGCATTGGAATTTCAAGACGCACAG ATGGCGGCCCTGAAAGACGTGTCCCGCCGCTGGCACGTGCCCCCCGCCTTCTCGGTGGAGTTCGTTGGCTACTATTTGGAGAGGAACAGTCGTGTGACGTCATTGAGGCGGTCGCTGGAGAGACTCACAAAGGAAAATGAGACTTTGCTGGGCGGTGACGAGAAACTGAGGACCGATTATGATGAC GCTACGAAAGAAAACACCGACGCGTTAGCCGAGCTGGCATCAACCAAGCAAGCCCTCCAGAAGATTTACGAAGCGATCACGGCCATCTGCCCTACCAAAATGCTGCCTTCCATAATGGAAGAGAAGCCACTGCTGCCGCCGGTCCTGGCGCGGTCTACTCCGAAAGTCACGCCACAGCAGTTGCAGAAACG GTCTATGTCAGTACCCACCGCGGCTGCTCTTAAGATGGGCGTTGGTTTTCCTCTTAGCGACAACCCGGACGCTCGCCAAGGAAAAGTCTTGTCTACGTCTCTTGAAG GCGCATGTGCGGTATGCGGCCGACACAGCGAGCGGCACCTCATGGCCGCGTGCGACACGTGCCGCCAACACTACCACCTGCACTGCCTCAACCCGCCGCTGCAGCGCCCGCCTAAGAAGACCAAGCTCTACGGCTG GCAATGCTCGGAATGCGACAAAACGTCAGATTCGGAACCAGAAGTACTCGAAAAGAAAGTTCCACGCCGCTCTCGTATCAGATACAGCAAGGATGGTGCCATCATCACTGACCCGCAAAGCCCTGGCTCCGTACCCAACTCGCCACCCGCTAAACATAAGCAGGAAAAAACGCCCAAGGCTGAAAAGGAGAAACTTGTCAAAGTAGCCACCTCAGAAAATGTATCACCTATTAAAGTGACTATAAAACCCTTCGAATTCATCAGCGATGACCTCGAAACTGAATCCAAGAAGAAAGATAAAAGAATCAAGAAAAAGAAGGAACATGGCGCTTCCGGCGGGGAAGAATCTCTCTCAAAGAAGATGCACAAACGTGCATTCACTTCTCCTACTTTGACAAACACCCCTCTCATGTCGATAACTCCCATAGTCGCGGACAGCCCTAACGATTCTCACAACGAAAACTCCAACGCCTCTGCAACCGCGACTCCATCTAAACGAGAGGATTCTAGCTTCTTATCCCATAATTCATCATTCTCCTCTCTTCTCACAGAACCGAAAGAACGGGACAGCAAAACTATCGAAAGTTCTATTGAGAATACTCTAGCTAACTTGTCTTCGGATATAGCTACGTATAAAGCGAATAGGAAACGCAGGAAAGAAAAGCATCGGTCGCGGTATTCGCCCGATTTTCTGCGTTCGCCGTCCAAGTCTCATAAGCACAAGAGGAAGAAGAAAACGCAGGATATGGAGAATCCAGATATGCCTCATCCAAGAATTACTATAAAG ATCAAGCCGATCCCAAAGCCGGATGGTTCCCTGGACACGCAGATGTTCTACGTGCCCACAGACAGCAACGACGGGCCTCCGCCTGCCGTCATGAGGAAACTATCGAAG CACGCCGAGCAAGAAGTAGTTGCCAAACCTCCGACCGCGGAGACACCCGAAGCCATAGCC CCTTCGAAAAAGGAACTCAATCAGAATCAGATTGAACCCGAAAAGTCAATGCCTCAAGTAGTGCTTGAGCAAGTTAAACCTGCGCAGAAG ACGTTGCGCGCGGGGCGCGCGCGGGCggaggcgggcggcgcggcgccggcggccgCGCCGCTGTCGCCCATGACGCACTGCGACGTGTGCCAGCAGCCCGGCGGGCCCGCCAACCTGGTCCGGTGA